The Neobacillus sp. PS3-34 genome has a window encoding:
- a CDS encoding aminotransferase class I/II-fold pyridoxal phosphate-dependent enzyme, with amino-acid sequence MDHNNKPLYNALIKHKEKNPISFHVPGHKYGNVFDSEGLNEFRHILNIDATELSGLDDLHSPEEAILEAEMMLAELYGVKKSYFLVNGSTAGNLAMVMAACEENDTVLVQRNCHKSVLNALKLAKVKPVFLSPEYDWEWKVAGGVAKETVIKAMELYPDTRAIILTYPNYYGLGYDLAGIIDLAHRSRIPVLVDEAHGAHFILGSPFPDSAVNLGADIVVQSAHKTLPAMTMGSYIHFNSEIVPADALEDYLQVFQSSSPSYPIMASLDIARSYLDTYEKRDLDYLIENIASFKAELKLIPQINVLEYQGQQGDPLKMTIQTASKAGGFKIQKLLEKEGIFTELADPYNVLFIFPLLKENEEFPWKEAAGKIKKALKGYPLAKSEKVAKHKEIKIAELAIPYKSMKQLHVTDVPLTEAEGRVSAEMLIPYPPGIPLLLTGEKISGEMIEHLYELLEHGARFQGGTLLDQGLIKVFK; translated from the coding sequence ATGGATCACAATAATAAACCTTTATATAATGCACTTATTAAACATAAAGAAAAGAACCCCATCTCCTTTCATGTTCCAGGTCATAAATACGGAAATGTTTTTGACTCTGAAGGGTTAAACGAATTTCGGCATATATTGAATATTGATGCGACGGAATTGTCAGGGCTGGATGATCTGCATTCACCGGAGGAAGCGATTTTGGAAGCAGAAATGATGCTGGCTGAATTATATGGGGTGAAGAAAAGTTATTTTCTCGTTAATGGATCGACGGCAGGGAATCTGGCCATGGTGATGGCGGCATGTGAAGAAAATGATACGGTTCTTGTTCAAAGGAACTGCCATAAGTCGGTTTTAAATGCGCTAAAGCTTGCGAAGGTGAAGCCTGTCTTTTTGAGCCCTGAGTATGACTGGGAGTGGAAGGTAGCCGGAGGGGTTGCTAAAGAAACCGTCATAAAGGCAATGGAATTGTATCCTGATACAAGGGCGATCATTTTAACGTATCCCAATTATTATGGACTGGGCTATGACCTCGCTGGGATTATCGATCTTGCACATCGGAGTCGAATTCCTGTGCTGGTAGATGAAGCGCATGGAGCTCATTTTATCCTGGGAAGCCCTTTTCCTGATTCTGCTGTAAATCTTGGGGCAGATATTGTTGTCCAATCCGCCCATAAAACCTTGCCGGCAATGACGATGGGCTCTTATATTCATTTTAATAGTGAGATAGTGCCGGCAGATGCCCTGGAGGATTATTTGCAGGTGTTTCAGTCCAGCAGCCCATCCTACCCGATAATGGCTTCATTGGATATTGCAAGGAGTTACCTCGATACATATGAAAAGAGGGACTTGGATTATTTAATTGAAAACATTGCTTCTTTTAAGGCAGAATTGAAGCTTATACCACAAATTAATGTGCTGGAGTATCAAGGCCAACAAGGTGATCCATTAAAAATGACCATCCAGACGGCAAGCAAGGCTGGCGGATTTAAAATACAAAAGCTGCTGGAGAAGGAAGGAATCTTTACTGAATTGGCAGATCCTTATAATGTGTTATTTATTTTCCCTCTCTTAAAAGAAAATGAAGAATTCCCTTGGAAAGAAGCAGCTGGAAAAATAAAAAAGGCATTGAAGGGATACCCGCTCGCAAAAAGTGAGAAAGTGGCCAAGCATAAAGAAATAAAGATAGCGGAGTTAGCCATACCTTATAAATCAATGAAACAGCTTCATGTAACGGATGTTCCCCTTACCGAAGCAGAGGGAAGGGTTTCTGCAGAAATGCTTATTCCCTATCCCCCAGGTATCCCATTGCTGTTAACAGGGGAAAAAATATCAGGTGAAATGATTGAACATTTATATGAGCTTTTAGAGCATGGCGCAAGGTTTCAAGGTGGTACACTCCTTGACCAAGGATTGATAAAAGTTTTTAAATAA
- a CDS encoding sigma factor G inhibitor Gin, protein MSSMLAHNQVEETCVICEKLKPIGIHLYTSFICTECEKDLIQTDTGNPKYKYFLKQLRKITTPEIFS, encoded by the coding sequence ATGAGTTCGATGTTAGCACATAACCAGGTTGAGGAAACATGCGTCATTTGTGAAAAATTAAAGCCAATAGGAATACATCTATACACTTCATTTATCTGCACGGAATGTGAGAAGGATTTAATCCAGACGGACACAGGCAATCCAAAATATAAATATTTTCTTAAACAGCTCAGAAAAATTACCACACCGGAGATATTTTCATAA
- a CDS encoding AbrB/MazE/SpoVT family DNA-binding domain-containing protein yields MQKYKCHDFAKNGRVGLPKKWRDEFGLLPGSYVSLHFNKERIFIRKAKLNSTDNCRLVTEEGAVNIPKEILKLMEIEPEDAYCLYVDSENKCFIFKIEE; encoded by the coding sequence ATGCAGAAGTATAAGTGTCATGATTTTGCTAAGAATGGACGCGTGGGGCTGCCTAAGAAATGGCGTGATGAATTCGGGCTATTACCGGGCTCTTATGTTAGTTTGCATTTTAATAAGGAGAGAATTTTTATCAGGAAGGCCAAATTAAATAGTACAGATAATTGTCGGCTTGTTACGGAAGAAGGTGCGGTGAATATTCCAAAGGAAATCCTAAAGTTAATGGAAATTGAACCGGAGGATGCGTACTGTTTATATGTAGATAGTGAAAATAAGTGTTTTATTTTTAAAATTGAAGAATAG